From the Desulfovibrio sp. TomC genome, one window contains:
- the cooS gene encoding anaerobic carbon-monoxide dehydrogenase catalytic subunit produces MAKDTRTIEDLSQWEDARRMLYKAQNEGIATVWDRLAEQTPHCNFCDQGLTCSKCVMGPCRINPKGPKRRLGVCGADADLTVARNFGRFIAAGAASHSDHGRDLLDVLEAVGQGENIDYAVRDPQKLARLCTEVGLDPVGLDATAQAKALAEVFSKDFGTRNPALSLLSRAPQKRRDIWQDTRTTPRGIDRECVEMLHRTHMGVDCDPVSICLHAARTALADGWGGSMIGTELSDVLFGTPRPATVEANLGVLAADKANILVHGHSPVVSEMILAATRDPAMLAKAQAAGAAGINVAGLCCTGNEVLMRQGVPLAGNHLMTELALVTGAVEMIVADYQCIMPSLVQIASCYHTQFVTTSEKAHFPGAAHLEFTLGNAREMAIQAVTLAIEAFPRRDPSRVEIPVAPVNLRTGYSNEAILEALGGSAEPLLAAIKIGLVRGVVGIVGCNNPKLPHDGLLVGLARELIKQDVLVVVTGCATVAMGKAGLMTEDGLEQAGVGLAEFCSRFDLPPVLHVGSCVDNSRILALCALLADALGVDIADLPVAASAPEWYSEKAAAIGLYAVASGIMTHLGLPPNILGSELVTNLAVSGLEDVFGASFVVEPDPVKAAAAISRRITAKRLALGLNDRFDGTVYS; encoded by the coding sequence ATGGCCAAGGATACGAGAACCATCGAGGACCTGTCCCAGTGGGAAGATGCCCGCCGGATGCTTTATAAGGCCCAAAACGAAGGCATCGCCACGGTCTGGGACCGGCTGGCCGAGCAGACGCCGCATTGCAATTTCTGCGACCAAGGATTGACCTGCAGCAAGTGCGTCATGGGCCCCTGCCGCATCAACCCCAAAGGCCCCAAACGCAGGCTCGGCGTCTGCGGAGCCGACGCCGATTTGACTGTCGCCCGCAATTTCGGCCGGTTTATCGCGGCCGGGGCGGCGTCCCACTCCGACCATGGCCGCGATCTGCTGGACGTCCTGGAAGCCGTGGGCCAGGGTGAGAATATCGACTATGCCGTGCGCGACCCCCAAAAGCTCGCCCGGTTGTGCACCGAGGTCGGTCTTGATCCGGTTGGCCTGGATGCCACGGCCCAGGCCAAGGCCCTGGCCGAGGTGTTTTCCAAGGATTTCGGCACGCGCAACCCCGCCCTGTCCCTGCTCTCGCGCGCCCCGCAAAAACGCCGGGACATATGGCAGGACACCCGTACCACGCCGCGCGGCATTGACCGGGAATGCGTGGAGATGCTCCACCGCACCCACATGGGCGTGGATTGCGATCCGGTCTCCATCTGTCTCCACGCCGCCCGCACGGCCCTGGCCGATGGCTGGGGCGGTTCCATGATCGGCACCGAACTCTCCGACGTCCTTTTCGGTACGCCGCGCCCGGCCACGGTCGAGGCCAACCTCGGGGTCCTGGCGGCCGACAAAGCCAATATCCTGGTCCACGGCCATAGCCCGGTGGTCTCGGAAATGATCCTGGCTGCGACCCGCGATCCGGCCATGCTGGCCAAGGCCCAGGCCGCCGGCGCAGCCGGCATCAACGTAGCCGGCCTGTGCTGCACCGGCAATGAGGTGCTCATGCGCCAGGGCGTGCCCCTGGCCGGCAACCACCTCATGACCGAACTGGCGCTGGTCACCGGGGCCGTGGAAATGATCGTGGCCGACTACCAGTGCATCATGCCAAGCCTTGTGCAGATCGCTTCCTGCTACCACACCCAGTTCGTCACCACGTCTGAAAAAGCCCACTTCCCCGGGGCGGCCCACCTGGAATTCACCCTCGGCAACGCCCGGGAAATGGCTATTCAGGCGGTCACCCTGGCCATTGAGGCCTTCCCCCGGCGCGACCCCTCCCGGGTGGAGATCCCGGTTGCTCCGGTGAACCTACGCACCGGTTATTCCAACGAAGCCATTCTCGAAGCCCTGGGTGGTTCGGCCGAACCGCTCCTGGCTGCGATCAAGATTGGCCTGGTGCGCGGGGTGGTCGGCATTGTCGGCTGCAACAATCCCAAGCTGCCCCACGACGGCCTGCTGGTGGGGCTGGCCCGGGAACTTATAAAGCAGGACGTCCTGGTGGTGGTTACGGGCTGCGCCACAGTTGCCATGGGCAAGGCCGGGCTTATGACCGAGGACGGACTGGAGCAGGCCGGGGTCGGGCTGGCGGAGTTTTGCAGCCGCTTCGACTTGCCGCCGGTGCTCCATGTGGGCAGTTGCGTGGACAACTCCCGGATTCTGGCCCTGTGCGCCTTGCTGGCCGATGCGCTTGGCGTCGATATCGCCGATCTGCCCGTGGCCGCCAGCGCCCCGGAATGGTATTCGGAAAAGGCGGCCGCTATTGGCCTGTATGCTGTGGCCAGCGGCATCATGACCCATCTGGGCCTTCCTCCCAACATCCTGGGCAGCGAGCTGGTGACCAATCTGGCCGTCAGCGGTCTGGAAGACGTCTTTGGCGCAAGTTTCGTGGTGGAGCCGGACCCGGTCAAGGCGGCCGCCGCCATCAGCCGGCGCATTACCGCCAAGCGACTGGCCCTGGGCCTTAATGACCGGTTTGACGGCACGGTGTATTCCTAG
- a CDS encoding HD domain-containing phosphohydrolase, which yields MAASDTGDTSALSPAEADAAMADAAMADASALLFHDVPLAVYLRAASGAFLEVNAAMAVLFGYADPAAFLAAMTVTPEQFYLDPTIRDAVLHDLAASGSVTGRRYQAICRDGFVLWIEESAHRTVSPGGDLFYIGFLRDVTEEKSTSWALTEAEEKYRSIFEHAVEGLFQMTPAGRFVTVNGALARMLGYNAPQELTARGDAAAAVFVRPEDRQFLHAALVETGVVRAMETELARADGQHLWVSIQARAVRSSDGSVVLYEGSMEDVTQRRHSQEALRRTLKQTRALFHQTVKSLSTTVRFRDPYTASHQDSVSRLAAAMARTLALSDDTVAGIRVAGQLHDIGKISVPVRYLCKPGRLVGLEWEFMKQHAATGYEILKDIDFPWPVAEIVLCHHERLDGTGYPRGLDASALGIEARILAVADVLDAMASNRPYRPALGVDAALTELARHKGTAFDPDAVDAAHDVIAAGTVRY from the coding sequence ATGGCAGCATCCGACACAGGCGACACATCTGCGCTTTCCCCGGCCGAGGCCGACGCCGCCATGGCCGACGCCGCCATGGCCGACGCCAGCGCCCTGCTCTTTCACGATGTCCCCCTGGCTGTCTATCTGCGGGCGGCCAGCGGCGCCTTTCTTGAAGTCAATGCCGCCATGGCCGTCCTTTTCGGCTACGCCGATCCTGCCGCCTTTCTTGCCGCCATGACCGTCACCCCGGAACAATTCTATCTCGATCCGACCATCCGGGACGCCGTGCTCCATGATCTGGCTGCCTCCGGTTCGGTTACCGGCCGGCGGTATCAGGCCATTTGCCGCGACGGCTTTGTCCTGTGGATCGAAGAATCGGCCCACCGCACCGTTTCCCCGGGGGGCGACCTCTTTTATATCGGTTTTTTGCGCGACGTCACCGAAGAAAAAAGCACCAGCTGGGCCTTGACCGAAGCCGAGGAAAAATATCGTTCCATCTTCGAACATGCCGTGGAAGGCCTGTTCCAGATGACGCCGGCCGGCCGCTTCGTCACGGTCAATGGAGCCCTGGCCCGGATGCTTGGCTACAACGCCCCCCAGGAACTGACCGCCCGGGGCGATGCCGCTGCTGCTGTTTTCGTGCGCCCGGAAGACCGACAATTTCTCCACGCAGCCCTGGTGGAAACAGGCGTGGTGCGGGCCATGGAGACCGAGCTGGCCCGGGCCGACGGCCAACACCTCTGGGTGTCGATCCAGGCCAGGGCCGTTCGCAGCAGCGACGGCTCAGTGGTCCTTTACGAGGGGTCCATGGAAGACGTCACCCAACGGCGCCATTCCCAGGAAGCCCTGCGCCGGACCCTCAAACAGACCCGGGCGCTGTTTCATCAGACCGTCAAATCCCTGTCCACCACCGTGCGCTTCCGCGACCCCTATACAGCCAGCCACCAGGATTCCGTCTCCCGGTTGGCCGCGGCCATGGCCCGCACCCTCGCATTGTCCGATGACACCGTGGCCGGCATCCGGGTGGCCGGCCAGCTCCACGACATCGGCAAGATCAGCGTGCCGGTGCGCTACCTGTGTAAACCCGGCCGCCTTGTGGGGCTGGAATGGGAGTTCATGAAGCAGCATGCCGCCACGGGCTACGAGATTTTAAAAGATATCGACTTTCCCTGGCCGGTAGCCGAAATCGTGCTGTGCCATCACGAACGCTTGGACGGGACCGGCTACCCCCGGGGCCTGGACGCTTCGGCCCTGGGCATCGAAGCCCGGATCCTGGCCGTGGCCGACGTACTGGACGCCATGGCCTCCAACCGCCCCTACCGCCCGGCCCTGGGTGTGGACGCCGCTCTGACAGAGCTGGCCCGACACAAAGGCACAGCCTTTGACCCCGACGCCGTCGACGCCGCCCATGACGTGATCGCTGCGGGCACTGTGCGTTACTGA
- a CDS encoding response regulator, whose amino-acid sequence MADKRILTVDDSESVRALVASALRLAGFDVVEAVDGADALDKISSGFDMVITDINMPNIGGIELLTSLRARTDTRFTPVLVLTTESQRPLRDQAVAAGASGWVVKPFEPASLVAVVRRFIG is encoded by the coding sequence ATGGCCGATAAACGTATTTTAACCGTTGACGATTCCGAAAGTGTGCGCGCGCTGGTGGCTTCGGCCCTGCGTCTGGCCGGTTTTGACGTGGTCGAAGCCGTGGACGGAGCGGATGCCCTGGACAAGATTTCCAGCGGATTTGACATGGTCATCACGGATATCAATATGCCCAATATCGGCGGCATCGAACTTCTGACTTCCCTGCGTGCCCGCACAGACACCCGGTTTACCCCGGTCCTGGTGCTGACCACCGAATCCCAACGGCCCCTTCGGGATCAGGCTGTCGCCGCCGGGGCCTCAGGCTGGGTCGTCAAACCGTTTGAACCGGCCAGCCTCGTGGCTGTCGTGCGCCGCTTCATCGGCTGA
- a CDS encoding Crp/Fnr family transcriptional regulator has translation MRLTDSDLLRELDQPEFAPIREAFASRRYSKGAQVFAPREKQNSLFIVARGRARVYLAYRDKEFTMAILDAGDVYTTHTRAFVEALDDLTLLVADLKTVGRFLTTMPALTTSMVKVLGDLLSHAFSVIDGLAFFDVRMRLLQLLLYEAERANAVDEHILCFAHGLNVEQLATIVGSSRQTVSSLLNVLEREGIIEMRARGVICVPDFAALAALIDS, from the coding sequence ATGCGCCTGACCGATTCCGATCTGCTGCGCGAACTGGACCAGCCGGAATTTGCCCCGATCCGCGAGGCCTTTGCCTCCCGCCGCTATTCCAAAGGCGCTCAGGTTTTCGCTCCACGCGAAAAACAAAACAGCCTGTTCATTGTGGCCAGGGGCCGGGCCAGGGTCTATCTGGCCTACCGGGACAAGGAATTCACCATGGCCATCCTGGATGCCGGTGACGTCTACACCACCCACACCCGGGCCTTTGTCGAGGCGCTTGACGACCTCACCCTGCTGGTGGCCGACCTGAAAACCGTGGGCCGCTTCCTGACCACCATGCCGGCGCTGACCACGTCCATGGTCAAGGTGCTTGGGGACCTTCTATCCCATGCCTTTTCGGTCATCGACGGACTGGCCTTTTTCGACGTGCGAATGCGCCTTCTCCAGCTCCTGCTCTACGAAGCCGAGCGGGCCAATGCCGTTGACGAGCACATCCTGTGCTTCGCCCACGGCCTCAACGTCGAACAGCTGGCCACCATCGTCGGTTCTTCCCGGCAGACCGTCTCCTCGCTGCTCAATGTCCTGGAGCGGGAAGGGATCATCGAGATGCGCGCCCGAGGCGTCATCTGCGTCCCCGACTTCGCCGCTCTGGCCGCCCTGATCGATTCCTAG
- a CDS encoding manganese-dependent inorganic pyrophosphatase, giving the protein MSVYVVGHKNPDTDSVAAAIAVADLMNKSQSMGAIAAAQGPLNPESAFVLEKFGVAAPEIITDATDKKIILVDHSDLAQSLDNLSKGELIGIYDHHKLGDVTTPNPLDILVKPVGCSCTVVKMMYDCAKVEISKPMAGIMLCAILSDTVMFKSPTCTPADKAAVEALAKIAGVSDTMGLGVEMFKVKSAVGGTPARDLVFRDYKDFDMGGKKIGIGQLEVVDLSILEPVKADLLAECKKVKAEGRHSVFLLLTDIMKEGSEMLIVSDDPSYVAKAFGVEVKGDSVWLEGVLSRKKQVVPPFEKAFA; this is encoded by the coding sequence ATGTCCGTTTACGTGGTTGGTCACAAAAACCCCGATACCGATTCCGTTGCCGCCGCCATTGCCGTGGCTGATCTCATGAACAAGTCCCAGAGCATGGGCGCCATCGCCGCCGCTCAGGGCCCCCTGAACCCGGAAAGCGCCTTCGTCCTTGAGAAGTTCGGCGTGGCTGCTCCGGAAATCATCACCGATGCCACCGACAAGAAGATCATCCTGGTCGACCACTCCGATCTGGCCCAGAGCCTGGACAACCTGTCCAAGGGCGAACTGATCGGCATCTACGACCACCACAAGCTTGGCGACGTGACCACCCCCAATCCCCTGGACATCCTGGTCAAGCCCGTCGGCTGCTCCTGCACCGTGGTCAAGATGATGTACGACTGCGCCAAGGTGGAGATCTCCAAGCCCATGGCCGGCATCATGCTGTGCGCCATCCTGTCCGACACCGTCATGTTCAAGTCGCCCACCTGCACCCCGGCTGACAAAGCCGCTGTCGAAGCCCTGGCCAAGATCGCCGGCGTTTCCGACACCATGGGCCTTGGCGTCGAGATGTTCAAAGTGAAGTCGGCCGTTGGCGGCACCCCGGCCCGCGACCTGGTCTTCCGCGACTACAAGGACTTCGACATGGGCGGCAAGAAGATCGGCATCGGCCAGCTCGAAGTGGTCGACCTGTCCATCCTTGAGCCGGTCAAGGCCGACCTTTTGGCCGAGTGCAAGAAGGTCAAGGCTGAGGGCCGTCACAGCGTCTTCCTGCTCCTCACCGACATCATGAAGGAAGGCTCCGAGATGCTGATCGTCTCCGACGATCCGAGCTACGTTGCCAAGGCCTTCGGCGTCGAAGTGAAGGGCGACTCGGTGTGGCTCGAAGGCGTGCTGTCCCGCAAAAAGCAGGTCGTGCCGCCGTTTGAAAAGGCTTTCGCCTAA
- a CDS encoding PTS sugar transporter subunit IIB, with the protein MAFVRVDNRLVHGQIIETWLPFTHARMIVVVNDELAADHLRQEIMSLAIPSGIEIVFLPVADLAAYFSRAPLDISEALILFSNCRDAQAAYERGFDFSNLNLGNLHYAPGKRQICPHVALSKEDESCLEFLRDQGVRLDYRCLPGDPAQPRLA; encoded by the coding sequence GTGGCATTCGTGCGCGTTGATAACCGCCTCGTGCACGGCCAGATTATCGAAACCTGGCTGCCGTTCACCCATGCCCGCATGATTGTGGTGGTCAACGATGAGCTGGCCGCTGATCATCTGCGCCAGGAAATCATGTCCCTGGCCATTCCCTCGGGGATTGAGATCGTGTTTCTGCCTGTTGCCGATCTGGCCGCCTATTTCTCCCGCGCCCCGCTTGACATCAGCGAAGCCCTGATCCTTTTTTCCAACTGTCGGGATGCCCAGGCCGCCTACGAGCGCGGGTTCGATTTTTCAAACCTCAATCTCGGTAATCTTCATTATGCTCCCGGCAAGCGCCAGATCTGCCCCCATGTAGCCCTGTCCAAAGAAGACGAATCCTGCCTGGAATTTTTGCGGGACCAGGGCGTGCGCCTGGATTACCGCTGCCTGCCGGGAGATCCGGCCCAACCGCGTTTGGCCTGA
- a CDS encoding PTS sugar transporter subunit IIA: MNAQSRTDAPVGVVVVTHTDYGSRLIAAAEFILGPQEFCQAVSVDLTKAVDETLTALKAAIKETEQGGGVLILTDMFGGTPTNMSLSLLGTGRLEVLTGVNLPMLIKILGSRTKPLEALAVEAKQAGCQGIVVAGEVLRKKVAEG; this comes from the coding sequence ATGAATGCCCAGTCCCGAACGGACGCGCCGGTGGGCGTGGTGGTCGTCACCCACACCGACTATGGTTCGCGGCTCATTGCCGCTGCGGAATTTATTCTGGGTCCCCAGGAGTTCTGCCAAGCCGTCAGCGTTGATCTGACCAAAGCCGTGGACGAGACGCTGACAGCGCTGAAGGCCGCCATCAAGGAAACCGAGCAGGGCGGCGGGGTGCTCATCCTCACCGACATGTTCGGCGGGACCCCCACCAATATGAGCCTGTCGCTCCTGGGGACGGGCCGGTTGGAAGTGCTCACCGGCGTCAACCTGCCCATGCTGATCAAAATCCTCGGCTCGCGGACCAAGCCCCTGGAAGCGCTGGCGGTTGAGGCCAAACAGGCCGGTTGCCAGGGCATTGTCGTGGCCGGCGAAGTGCTTCGCAAAAAGGTGGCCGAGGGCTAG
- the ftsH gene encoding ATP-dependent zinc metalloprotease FtsH: protein MNSFAKNLMLWAAISLVMVVLFNLFNQPQTQSTKFSYSEFMQKVNAGDVVSVKIQGKKITGVATGGGKFITYAPEDPSLVGSLMAKKIEVMAEPDEESPWYMTLLVSWFPMLLLVGVWIFFMRQMQGGGGRAMNFGRSRARMITQEQTRITFEDVAGVDEAKEELYEVVQFLSDPKKFTRLGGRIPKGVLLVGSPGTGKTLLARAVAGEAGVPFFSISGSDFVEMFVGVGAARVRDLFLQGKKNAPCLIFIDEIDAVGRQRGAGLGGGHDEREQTLNQLLVEMDGFESNEGVILIAATNRPDVLDPALLRPGRFDRQVVVPTPDVRGRRRILEVHTRRSPLSPDVNLDILARGTPGFSGADLENLVNEAALQAAKTNKDRVDMADFEHAKDKVLMGKERRSLILTDEEKRTTAYHEAGHTLVAKKLVGTDPIHKVSIIPRGMALGITMQLPTDDRHNYSRDFLQKNLAVLMGGRVAEELVLNQLTTGAGNDIERATAMARKMVCSWGMSEVLGPLSYGEREDEIFLGKDLVHHRNFSEETSRQIDAEVRKIVESAYRRARSILESEGEALESIAKALLERETITGDEIDRLLRGETLPPPEPPVGTTGGTAASAPGTGPEAASGTAAAPSAAASSDEFTLEPDEGKPADESGSTDGSSSQGHGR, encoded by the coding sequence TTGAACAGCTTCGCGAAAAATCTCATGCTCTGGGCGGCCATCTCCCTGGTCATGGTCGTCCTGTTCAATTTGTTTAACCAGCCCCAAACCCAGAGTACCAAGTTCTCCTATTCTGAATTCATGCAGAAGGTGAATGCAGGAGACGTGGTTTCCGTCAAAATTCAGGGCAAAAAAATCACCGGTGTGGCCACAGGCGGCGGCAAATTCATCACCTACGCCCCGGAGGATCCCAGTCTCGTGGGATCGCTTATGGCCAAAAAGATCGAAGTCATGGCCGAACCGGACGAGGAATCGCCCTGGTACATGACCCTGCTCGTGTCCTGGTTCCCCATGTTGCTGCTTGTCGGCGTCTGGATTTTCTTCATGCGCCAGATGCAGGGCGGCGGCGGTCGGGCCATGAATTTCGGCCGTTCCCGGGCGCGTATGATCACCCAGGAACAGACCCGGATCACCTTTGAAGACGTGGCCGGCGTGGATGAGGCCAAGGAAGAGCTGTACGAAGTGGTGCAGTTTCTCTCCGATCCCAAGAAATTCACCCGGTTGGGGGGACGCATCCCCAAGGGCGTGTTGCTGGTCGGTTCGCCAGGCACAGGTAAAACCCTGCTGGCCCGGGCTGTTGCCGGTGAGGCCGGGGTGCCGTTTTTCTCCATCTCCGGCTCCGACTTTGTGGAGATGTTCGTGGGCGTGGGCGCGGCCAGGGTCCGCGATCTGTTTTTGCAGGGCAAGAAAAACGCTCCGTGCCTGATCTTTATTGATGAAATCGATGCTGTTGGCCGGCAGCGCGGGGCCGGCCTTGGCGGCGGCCACGACGAGCGCGAACAGACGCTCAACCAGCTTCTGGTCGAAATGGATGGTTTCGAGTCCAACGAGGGCGTCATCCTGATCGCCGCCACCAACCGACCCGACGTGTTGGACCCGGCTTTGCTGCGTCCCGGCCGTTTTGACCGGCAGGTGGTGGTGCCCACCCCGGACGTGCGCGGTCGTCGGCGCATCCTCGAAGTCCATACCCGCCGTTCGCCCCTTTCACCGGATGTCAATCTGGACATTTTGGCCCGGGGAACGCCGGGATTTTCCGGAGCGGACCTGGAAAATCTGGTCAACGAAGCCGCTCTGCAGGCTGCCAAGACCAACAAGGACCGGGTGGATATGGCTGATTTCGAGCACGCCAAGGACAAGGTGCTCATGGGCAAAGAGCGCAGGAGCCTCATTCTCACGGATGAGGAAAAGCGCACCACCGCCTACCATGAGGCCGGACATACCCTGGTGGCCAAGAAGCTGGTCGGCACCGACCCCATCCACAAGGTGTCCATCATCCCGCGCGGCATGGCCCTTGGCATCACCATGCAGCTGCCGACCGATGACCGGCATAATTATTCCCGCGACTTCCTGCAAAAGAATCTGGCTGTTCTCATGGGAGGCCGGGTGGCCGAAGAACTGGTTTTGAACCAGCTGACCACCGGAGCCGGCAACGATATCGAACGCGCCACGGCCATGGCCCGCAAGATGGTCTGCTCCTGGGGCATGAGCGAAGTGCTGGGACCGCTGTCTTACGGCGAACGCGAGGATGAGATTTTCCTCGGCAAGGATCTCGTGCATCACCGTAACTTCAGTGAAGAAACCTCGCGTCAGATCGACGCCGAGGTGCGCAAGATCGTCGAGTCGGCCTATCGTCGGGCGCGCAGCATTCTCGAAAGCGAAGGTGAAGCCCTGGAATCCATCGCCAAGGCCCTGCTCGAACGGGAAACCATTACCGGCGACGAAATTGACCGTCTGCTGCGGGGAGAAACCCTGCCCCCTCCGGAGCCTCCGGTCGGGACGACCGGGGGAACTGCCGCCAGCGCGCCGGGGACCGGGCCAGAAGCAGCTTCTGGAACCGCCGCCGCACCGAGCGCCGCAGCCTCAAGCGATGAGTTCACGCTTGAACCAGACGAGGGCAAGCCGGCGGACGAATCCGGCTCCACAGATGGTTCCTCCAGCCAGGGCCATGGCCGATAA
- a CDS encoding nucleotide-binding protein gives MKIAFAGKGGVGKTTLTALLGDYLARLGRDVVLIDADTALSLGAACGLPEEALPAALCHRETLVRQRIGDGVYLNLTPRVDDLPGEVSVAVPVGDGPRPGGRLGEKRLLVMGGVSGGGGGCACAAGHLLQAVIAHVLTADDVYTLVDCEAGVEHLGRGTVRDVDGLVVVSQASRRSLAVAARVSALARELGLTRQILAVTGCDGAALDALPALPGLPSVQVAVPPLAGLLQRQALDGSVLSLPEVATADAACAALLAGLGD, from the coding sequence ATGAAGATCGCATTTGCCGGCAAAGGCGGCGTCGGGAAAACCACGCTGACAGCGCTCCTGGGCGACTATCTGGCCCGTTTGGGTCGGGATGTGGTCTTAATCGACGCCGACACGGCCCTGTCGTTGGGCGCAGCCTGCGGTCTGCCGGAAGAGGCCCTGCCCGCAGCCCTGTGCCACCGTGAAACCCTGGTGCGCCAACGCATCGGCGATGGGGTCTATCTCAATCTCACGCCCCGGGTGGACGATCTGCCCGGGGAGGTGAGCGTAGCCGTGCCGGTTGGCGACGGACCGCGCCCGGGCGGGCGGCTGGGGGAAAAGCGCCTGCTCGTCATGGGCGGAGTATCCGGCGGCGGCGGCGGCTGCGCTTGCGCGGCCGGGCATCTGCTCCAGGCGGTCATTGCCCATGTCCTGACGGCCGACGATGTCTACACGCTGGTCGATTGCGAGGCTGGCGTGGAGCATCTGGGGCGGGGGACGGTGCGCGACGTGGACGGATTGGTGGTGGTCAGCCAGGCATCGCGCCGGTCCCTGGCCGTGGCCGCCCGGGTGTCGGCCCTGGCCCGGGAACTGGGACTGACCCGCCAGATCCTGGCCGTGACCGGCTGCGATGGGGCGGCCCTGGACGCTTTGCCAGCCCTGCCCGGTTTGCCGTCCGTCCAGGTGGCGGTGCCGCCCCTGGCCGGCCTGCTCCAGCGCCAAGCCTTGGACGGCAGTGTCCTGTCCCTGCCTGAAGTGGCGACGGCCGACGCCGCCTGCGCCGCCCTGCTGGCCGGCCTTGGCGACTGA
- the folP gene encoding dihydropteroate synthase, producing MADKTSKPWRLAAGREIDCAVDRIAGIVNVTPDSFYDGGRHDTVAAAVAHGLGLVRDGADMLDVGGESTRPGAAPVSEDQEIARVVPVIAGLAGALPGLPLSVDTYRAGCAATALAAGAAIVNDVSACAFDPGLLDVVAGEKPGYVLMHSLGRPDVMQNDPRYVDVVADILAFFEAKLTMLVAAGLPEDHIVLDPGIGFGKRPEHNLAILRHIDRFLCFGRPVYLGLSNKAFFGVLCGLPVGERKLATAIASALCSARGARIHRVHDAASVKTALGLAASLAA from the coding sequence ATGGCCGATAAGACGTCAAAGCCGTGGCGTCTGGCAGCGGGCCGGGAGATCGACTGCGCAGTTGATCGCATCGCCGGCATCGTCAACGTCACTCCGGACTCCTTTTACGACGGCGGCCGCCACGACACCGTGGCGGCCGCCGTCGCCCATGGCTTGGGCCTTGTCCGGGACGGGGCGGACATGCTGGACGTGGGGGGGGAATCCACCCGGCCGGGAGCCGCCCCGGTGTCCGAGGACCAGGAGATCGCCCGCGTTGTGCCGGTCATCGCTGGATTGGCCGGCGCACTCCCAGGCCTGCCGCTGTCGGTCGACACCTACCGGGCCGGCTGTGCCGCCACCGCCCTGGCGGCCGGGGCGGCCATCGTCAACGACGTTTCGGCCTGTGCCTTTGATCCCGGCCTGCTTGACGTCGTCGCCGGTGAAAAACCCGGCTATGTGCTTATGCACAGCCTGGGGCGGCCGGACGTCATGCAAAATGACCCCCGTTATGTCGATGTGGTGGCCGATATTCTGGCCTTTTTTGAAGCGAAGTTGACCATGCTGGTGGCCGCCGGTCTGCCTGAAGACCATATTGTGCTCGATCCGGGCATCGGGTTCGGGAAACGGCCCGAGCATAATCTGGCCATCCTGCGCCATATCGACCGGTTCCTGTGTTTTGGGCGGCCCGTCTATCTGGGGCTGTCCAATAAAGCGTTTTTCGGCGTCCTGTGCGGTCTGCCGGTGGGCGAACGCAAACTGGCGACAGCCATTGCCTCGGCCCTGTGCTCGGCCCGGGGCGCGCGTATCCACCGGGTCCACGACGCCGCCTCGGTCAAAACGGCCTTGGGCCTGGCCGCAAGCCTTGCTGCCTGA
- a CDS encoding PTS sugar transporter subunit IIC → MPCRRETCHDPPGRYPAPRPWRRFFFVLFSSFRFAVNVALLERPLLIGCFWAACQGDLDATLRLCIFYELFWLDGIPAGTIIPPNAAAATLAGLSLMHVFSLTTPAEALCVAAATSVLARLFSTLEGAQRVVENIVFSRYTAARQRQHAPIEPGRLIRRALVNMAVLQGVAFSAALAGLIAIFSVALPLVWPYLSSSKATWGQLWILGSLGAVLSLRYRPAYVTLAGGMGAAVLWRFF, encoded by the coding sequence ATTCCTTGCAGGCGAGAGACATGCCATGACCCACCAGGCCGATATCCTGCTCCACGTCCTTGGCGTCGCTTTTTTTTTGTCCTTTTCTCGTCGTTTCGCTTTGCCGTAAACGTCGCACTGCTGGAACGCCCGCTGCTGATCGGCTGCTTCTGGGCCGCCTGCCAGGGTGATCTCGACGCGACCCTTAGGCTCTGTATTTTCTACGAGCTGTTCTGGCTCGACGGCATTCCGGCCGGCACCATCATTCCGCCAAACGCCGCCGCCGCCACCCTGGCCGGCCTGTCCCTGATGCATGTCTTTTCCCTGACCACCCCGGCCGAAGCCCTGTGTGTGGCCGCCGCCACCTCTGTCCTGGCCCGGTTGTTCTCGACCCTGGAAGGGGCGCAACGGGTGGTGGAGAACATTGTCTTTTCCCGGTACACTGCGGCCCGTCAACGCCAGCATGCTCCCATCGAACCCGGCCGTCTTATACGTCGGGCCCTGGTCAATATGGCGGTCCTGCAGGGGGTGGCCTTTAGCGCGGCCCTGGCCGGGTTGATCGCCATTTTTTCCGTGGCCCTGCCGCTGGTGTGGCCCTATCTTTCCTCATCCAAGGCCACCTGGGGCCAGCTGTGGATTCTCGGCAGCCTCGGAGCGGTTCTTTCCCTGCGCTACCGTCCGGCTTACGTGACCCTGGCCGGGGGTATGGGCGCGGCCGTTCTCTGGCGTTTTTTCTAG